TCAGAAAACTAGCTCATTATTCCAAGTGCTAATCCTGGGCAAGCCTGATTTATGTAAACAATAGACACTAATGATAATGTCCTGGCTTTCATGTAGTCCAGGAAGCCCTGGTGAGTTACGCCAAATGCTGTGTGGAAGGAAACCCATAGACAGACGTGGCAGGCAGAGGGTAGATGAAAGGCCACCAACTGTGCTTGAAACATAATAACATCATAATCCCAAACAAAGGCATTTTTATTTCTTGCTGACCTCAGAGGAAAATGGAGctttattttgaatttgattGAATCTGAAAGTTGGTAGAAACACATTATTCATCACGGAGACTTAACCTTCAAGAGCGCATACATACATAATCTTTCATTAAGAACAACAGACTCTTCTCTTCATATCTACAGTACTTGTTATTACGATTTCCTCCACCGAGGTCCATTATGCAATGATAGGGAGCCTCCCAATGATCTTATATACAGTAGACAACACCTTGCGCTTTCTGAGACGTATCTTGTGCTTTTCACACTGCACATTTTTAGCCCAGGGTTACCTTCAGCAGGCAGGGTTGGTGCTTTTTAAGCCCCTTTTCTTCCAATTTAGAGACAACCTTACTGACTCCATACAGGTAGGCCtaaattaatgtaatgtatCACACTTTTTCTGGTGCACTTGTGTAAAGTTGAAGTGAACTGAAGCTCTGGGATGCTTAATGCATTAAGGTACGAATCAAAGCTCCAGACTTAAATCCCACTTTTGGTCCAATTTTCCAAAGACGCCTAAGTGGCTCATTAAAGTCCAATATAAGGCTCTTTGATACATTCTAAATTGTCAACTAAATGAGACACGTTAACAACACTTTGGTTGACATACCTTTGAGTCCTAAGACACTGAGAATAGTGCTTAAATGTATATCTAAAGGAACAAGTTCCGCGTGATAGTCTTTTACTATACAACTActtaaacagctattttgtatatatttgtctctgtttctgtatttattgtttattcttagtaatgtttaatatgtttgtttgtggatgtatgcaccaatcaccaaggcaaattccaagTAGGGTCACTtctgtggcaataaactcctTTCTGACACTGATGTTTAAAGTCAAACCCCAGAGACCCAAAGACCTAAGAGCCAGTCTGCTGAGCTGTTTTAAAAgctattctatatttttcttattgtcaacaaatcctatGAAAACACCAATACTAACCTCCAACTTTCAACCACAGACCTCCATTGTTggccaaaaactattaaaacctATCAATGAGTCACGCTGCTGCactgtgttttctcctgtttgagtggttgttttttttatttttttcacagaatTTCCTGACAACAACATATAGAATATTTTCATTCAAcatatgtgcatatatatatatacaattctGACATAGTGTTCGGGGAGCGGTTTGGAAAGTGCTCTTAACTTGAGCATGGAGATTCAGCGTCCACAGATTGCAGGGTATGCCCTTTGAAAtatttcccctctctctgcttATATTATGATGCTAAACTCATTCTAGAATCCAGTCAAGTCAGCTCTTGGTTACAGTAAGTGCAGTGTGAAAAGGGCTCATTATTTTTAGGGGCTTTTAGAGGCGGcgatggaggggggggggggttgtaatTTAGGTTTTGGCGAAAGCAAGCCATGCCTTTAGGAGGTGTATTCATACTCCTCTGCGCTGCGTCGACCAAAGTCCATCCAGCCGAGGTAATCTCTGTCCTTTATCCTGTGGCCGGGGGCTAGACCGCTGGCTCTGCTGCTGACGGAAGACCTGGTGTGGTAGGGAGAGCCTggaggagacagacacacacttcatCCCACTGATGATGCGACGAAGACAGCAAGATGACATTCTGCTCGGCACAAACATGATTGCAGTGCACATTTTTCTACCTATACCGCTGTACCGTGTAATGGAAAACTCTGAATGAGGTTGTTGTTGAGTAAATCATGCTGACTTGTTGTGTTTCTactactgtgtttgtgtgtttcaccAAGACCAGCGAGCTCAGCACGTCTCCCAGTCACACAGAGTTGActtaaaaagagaaacagagagagacacacggtgacagagagagcagagagggagtTCAGGAGGCAGGGAGacgagtggaggaggaggaaggaacaACGAGGAGGTATGgaaagatggagggaggagagagagagagctagaggGAGGCAGGACATGCCAGATGGTGGGACGAAGACTCAGCACGAGTGACGGCCGATTGCACATGGATGGATGTTGGGAAGATAGAAATAACAAGACCAGGAGCGAAATAAGACGACAGGAATGTTCTGTGTGTAATGAGGTGAAATGACTAAAGGAGAAGGCTTTTGCTCCTATTAAAGTTTCCATGCATCTCATGCTGTACGTGCGACCGCTCACTTTTACTGGAGATGAGTCTGGCCAGTAGCTGGCTCAGGCTGTTCCGAGCGTCTCCGTCCTCCTGGGGTTGGTTGAAGTTGGCTAGGTGGCCTGAGGGGAGCGCTGGAGCCGAGCGGGCCTGCCGTGtgtggtggggggaggggggaggcagCAGACTGTCTGACACGGGAGCCTCACCCTCAGCTCTCTGTGACCATACAGAACGAGAACGAATCAAGAAAAGAGACGAGGAATAGATCTAAAATCAAAAACTGAAATTAGATTGTCAAGGATTTAAGTGTATTATATCTTTAATTAAGAATAAGAGAGGAAAGTGGACTGCTTCAGGACACTTCGAGTCCTGAAGACCCTCCCTCTGATTAACATGGCATCCTCCTTTTCACTAATCAGCTCTGAGCTTTATCCCCGCCCATCATTATGTAGAACCAATAAAACATTATAGGTCAGTTAAATGCATTTTACCAAGAACTACAgcaggacgtgtgtgtgtgtgtgtgtgtgtgtgtgtgtgtgtgtgtgtgtgtgtgtgtgtgtgtgtgtgtgtgtgtgtgtgtgtgtgtgtgtgtgtgtgtgtgtgtgtgtgtgtgtgtgtgtgtgtgtttgtctgcttgTGTCTTACCATGGACTGTGAGGGCAAACTCAGGGAACCACTGGACAAAGCAGccaggagaacacacacacagatacctACATTCAtgactgcagagagagagagagagagagagagagggtgtggGGTAAAATATAACAAAGTTAAAAGAAATCCACCAAACTTATTTTCCAATAGGTCACTTGCTATTTGCTGTCCCTCCATTACCCGCTGTTCTCTTTTATTGTCTCCTTTCAGCTCGTTAAATATGTTTCTGAGGGGGGAAATTACAGGCAATGTGGGATTTGCAGAAAGCAGCAATAAATCGCTAAAGcacagtggtgtgtgtggggagggggggggattaACCTTTGATGGTTCCGCTGGCAACCTAAGGCAAACATCATTTGGTCTTTCTTGTACACTCCCTCACTCTGTCACAGAGTGGCAGAACAATTTagtattttacacacacacagcagagttgGTGTGTGGCGTAATTGTGTTGAATGTACACTGTCAGCAATGGCAGAATTCCAAAGGAAATACACCAATTATCTCTAAATCTTCATTTTGCTctatgtgctgtttttttttttaacagggtTCACATGAGAGTCAATGTTAACATGACAGCATGTTTTTTATTAATCATTTCCTTTATTCTCTTGCTTATAGAGGGCCCAAAACACAAATTTTGAATGATCAAATTTTTGTTTGCAGCCCTAATAATCTCATGTCATCCTTGTGCTTAGATAATCAACATTGACTGTAGATTTTACATTACAATTTCTATAAATGAGcagttcagttaaaaataaaaaaaaataaaaacgacaCAAATATTACCTTTGTCAGACTGATTTGCTAATTTTCCAACACTGTATTTATCTAAGAGCCCGGCAAAGCAGCACATTAATAATGAGGAATGATGCTTTATGCCAGGACATTCTTCCAGAGCAAATCATCAGATTAGATCAAACCAACAACAGGAGTCGCTCTGAGGCTTTCAATCTTCAACCATTCAAAACCATTTCTCTCTGACTGCCTCAATGTCTATTACAGCACACTGCTCCCCGTGGACCTCTATTGATACATTTGTTTACCATTACTCAGGGTCTTTACTCAACTGCTCCCTCGCCCTCTCTTAATGATATCCAAAAATGATATTGGTGTAATTCTATCACTGTAACTCAATACAAACAATCCATTTTAAATTGACACAGTGGTGGTATAAACAGCCATTCTCTTGATGCTAATATAATTCCTTTTAGCAGCTGGTCATTGTCACTAATTCATTATTTAGTGGGCTGGTAATGATGTGgtactgtaatgtgtgtgaAAGCCTTCTCctcagaaaataataaaattaaaaaaatgaaaggggAACTTCTcttcttttaaatttaaaaacaccATCATGGTTAGTAATTGCACAGAGATGAATATTTAGCCTTTTATGGGCACTAATTTGCACTTTTTTATTCTACTTTTATTAATCAGCAGAATCCTGCCTATGATACTTGCTGCAATAATAACTACCTAACATGCACAGTAAATATGGTGTGTactaacattatatatatacacacacaagattTTGTCCTCAGGTGAAACTTAAGAGAAGAAACAAAATTCCACTGTCATAATCTGATGTCTACATTCCCCTTAAACAGTTTAATAATCCTAACTGTTTGAAATCGGCCATCTTTCATTATTCACTCGTTCATTATTACATATTTGAAACGTACTGTCCTTAACATACTTCAACACTTGTCAGTGGTGTCCCGTATATCTACGGTACATTACATGTTCTAGAGGAAACATTTAATGTTTAAGCTCAGTGAACTAAAGAAACTGtggggaaattttttttttcgtgaaaggtcaaaaatatatatataatagtggaaaaattaaaagtaaatgtcAAAAAACAAATTTCAGAAATTACACATATTTCTCTCAATTTTTCTGATTAAATTTACAATTTCGGTTTCTGTGTTGTGaaacataaaagacaaaaaaaagtcaaattatttgaaaaaaaaaagaaaagaaaaacctcCTTTAAAGAACCTACAGTATCACAACATGTCATCTTGCAACAGAAAAACTGGAAACAACTAACAAGACAAATTCCCAGAATCCATTTAGTATTCTTACCTGCAGTTGTTGGCGTGGACTAGAGGATGCTGAGTGAGAAGATGCTGAGTTTTGCTCCTCCAGTGTTCGGGCTGTGAGTGAGTGAGCAGAGAGGGGACCAATGTTTTATAGTGACACACAGGAAGGGGGAGGGGCCTGGGCACATGGGAGGAGCCTGCTGCTGGCGCAGAACCTGACGGCACTGACGCACTTGAGGACGCAAATGTGCACACGCACTGCAaatgcacaaatacacacacacacatacacacacatgggtcAGAATGTAATTCTGAGACTTTTAGTGTACCTTTATTGTGTCTGACGCTTGTGCAGCCACTGCAGTGTTAGAAGAAAAAGTTTGCTGATAGAGTTTCGTGAGAAAATGTTCTCGCTTTTCAGCCTGAAagatttttttgtctgtgtcaGTATGACATGATGTTGTGGTTGTAATTGTTCTGAATATTAAACATCAAAAACATTCATGCCCAATTTAAGCCTGATGAAAAGGCTGAATGGCATTCATTCATAAATGGTATGAGACACACATTAGGTGGTAATGCAATTGGTTTTTAAACTGGC
The DNA window shown above is from Perca fluviatilis chromosome 7, GENO_Pfluv_1.0, whole genome shotgun sequence and carries:
- the ccka gene encoding cholecystokinin a, translated to MNVGICVCVLLAALSSGSLSLPSQSMRAEGEAPVSDSLLPPPSPHHTRQARSAPALPSGHLANFNQPQEDGDARNSLSQLLARLISSKSSPYHTRSSVSSRASGLAPGHRIKDRDYLGWMDFGRRSAEEYEYTS